TTTATGGCGTATACTTGAAAGGATGTCTCGACCGATCCTTATTCTCCATAACCTCGTCCGCCGACGGTCTGCCCTCAACAGCCCTCCGAATAGCATGTCGCATAGCCTTAAAATTGTTAATATATACTCTCTGCCTGTCAACCGCAGACGGATGCACAAAAACGTTCGCTATAATCATCAAATCCTCCTCAGCCCCTTTAGGAATACTACTATCCGCCAAGCTGTCCGCAACCGCCTTAGCCACGCCAGCCTGCGCTGGACCATAAACCATACTCGCCTGCCGCATATTCTTAATAGTCACTGTAGGAACCATTAACGTTACAGGCTTCACCAAAACATTAGGCTCCAAAATAGCTACAAGTGGCTCATGCCCGGGAGTTGGATTCGCCTTTGCCTTAGCATACGCTTCACCCACAGGGCCATCCTTCCTACCAATCATCAAATCGATGTGCGCCACTTCCGCATCTTTTCCAGCTAAAGCCTCGCCTACGCGAAGCTTGAAATCGCGAATTACTTCAGGCGTTATGTGAACAGCTGTAAACCTTTCTTCCAAAACCTTCTCTGCAACCTCAAACTTAACCGGCTTTGCCTTTATTTTGCCGATCTTCTCCAAATCCAATCGCAACTCCTCTCTAGCCTCGTAAGTGAGTTCTCCACCAACACTAAGCGGCAGCCTCACACGCCCTACTTTAACGCCCATCATGTTCAATGCCTCCTTAGTACCCACCGCCCCACTCGCCACCGTAATCCGCGCAATTTTTTGCGCCTTATACTGCAACTCACGAGCCTTTTGCAAGTCACCCTTCTGCACACTGTTGTAGATTTTAATCCAAACGTCAGGAATGAAGTTGGCGCTTGCCAAAATGGCTCCACTAGCTCCAGCAGCCAAAGCCGCCACAACCACTTCATCATGACCACACATAACGTTAACCTTGTCACGAACCTTCTCCAAAACCGCCAAAATGAAGCTAAGCTGCCCGCTGCTGTCTTTGACGCCAACTATGTTAGGAATCTGCGCCAAGTCTTCCACCATCTGCCACGGCAAAGGCAGCCCGGTGCATTGAGGAATGTTGTAAAGAATTATTGGTAAATCTACTTTAGACGAAATTGTGAAATAATGCTCGTAGATTCCTCTACTGGTCGGCTTCAGATAGTAAGGTGTCACGATTAAAGCCGCATCAGCACCAGCATCCTTTGCATACTTCACCATCTCCAACGCTTGATCAGTTCCACTTGCCCCAGTACCTGCCACAACAGAAACTCTGCCATTAACTTCGTCAACAACAACATCGATAACATGTTTCCTTTCTTCAAAAGTCATGTTTACAAACTCGCCAGTAGTCCCACACGGAACAACACCGTGAACTCCAAGCTTAATACAGTAATTAACAAGCACACGCATCTGTTCTTCATCTACTTCTTTTCTGTCTTCAGTGAAAGGCGTCACCAGAGCAGGCATAATTCCCTTAGGCTTGAACATGAACTCTAACTCCTTGACAAGTTATCG
The Candidatus Bathyarchaeota archaeon DNA segment above includes these coding regions:
- the dapA gene encoding 4-hydroxy-tetrahydrodipicolinate synthase; this translates as MFKPKGIMPALVTPFTEDRKEVDEEQMRVLVNYCIKLGVHGVVPCGTTGEFVNMTFEERKHVIDVVVDEVNGRVSVVAGTGASGTDQALEMVKYAKDAGADAALIVTPYYLKPTSRGIYEHYFTISSKVDLPIILYNIPQCTGLPLPWQMVEDLAQIPNIVGVKDSSGQLSFILAVLEKVRDKVNVMCGHDEVVVAALAAGASGAILASANFIPDVWIKIYNSVQKGDLQKARELQYKAQKIARITVASGAVGTKEALNMMGVKVGRVRLPLSVGGELTYEAREELRLDLEKIGKIKAKPVKFEVAEKVLEERFTAVHITPEVIRDFKLRVGEALAGKDAEVAHIDLMIGRKDGPVGEAYAKAKANPTPGHEPLVAILEPNVLVKPVTLMVPTVTIKNMRQASMVYGPAQAGVAKAVADSLADSSIPKGAEEDLMIIANVFVHPSAVDRQRVYINNFKAMRHAIRRAVEGRPSADEVMENKDRSRHPFKYTP